A genomic region of Pyrus communis chromosome 14, drPyrComm1.1, whole genome shotgun sequence contains the following coding sequences:
- the LOC137716080 gene encoding uncharacterized protein, with the protein MGFNAVFGCLKEVFPQVDFRILKAIAIEHPFDADAAVLDVINEFPNLATQSFSSAFSPTQVQSPEALPVTAQHKDKGKLLMHQQVIKEAEFEPLPEPEKAAVDDDSKNDHTSGISHDNPTLLGQVSSFPNGPVPSDADISTGSEEVISDGKGMNFDVQVGLQQSASGITTLSMPGKDVMTAVDDDSKNDHTNGISHDNPTLLEQVNSLPNGPVPSDADISTGSEKVISDGKVMNFDVQVGLQQSASGITTLSMPGKDVMTAVDDDNKNDHTNGISHDNPTLLEQVNSLPNGPVPSDADISTGSEEVISDGKGMNFDVQVGLQQSASGITTLSMPGKDVMNGTLGDAFPEWKSFYLPLNCDSDLAFHDTRDQVEPFAVDSSFVEHSLDASQCGIPCSDPLLADDNLQATDPSDHTSEKECSPREMVDIEENTTDSVCNTDVLEEIIENAKNNKKTLFSAMESVISMMREVEVQEKEVDIVQKEASRGGLDIMVKVEELKQMLAHAKDGNDMHAGEVYGEKAILATEARELQSRLLNLSDERDKSLAVLNEMRETLEERLDAAAEARRLAEQDKLEKEECARKALAEQEAEMEKVVQESKILQQEADENSKLREFLMDRGRIVDMLQGEISVICQDVRLLKEKFDERVPLSQSVSSSQTSCILASSGSSMKSVALDLVSERLELLKSPEKVSPAPSVDGLSPKSILEQERSKADRKELMDDGWDIFDKEFDV; encoded by the exons ATGGGTTTCAATGCTGTTTTTGGTTGCTTAAAGGAAGTTTTTCCACAG GTTGATTTTCGCATTCTGAAGGCTATTGCTATTGAACATCCCTTCGATGCCGATGCAGCTGTGCTTGATGTTATTAATGAGTTCCCTAACTTGGCTACACAGTCATTTTCGTCGGCTTTCAGTCCCACTCAGGTTCAGAGTCCCGAGGCTCTCCCAGTTACAG CTCAACACAAGGATAAGGGTAAATTATTGATGCACCAGCAGGTAATTAAGGAAGCCGAGTTTGAACCTCTTCCAGAACCAGAAAAGGCAGCTGTTGATGATGACAGCAAAAATGATCATACAAGTGGCATCTCTCATGACAATCCCACACTACTAGGGCAAGTGAGctcatttccaaatggtcctgTTCCATCAGATGCTGATATAAGTACTGGAAGTGAAGAAGTGATTTCTGATGGAAAGGGTATGAATTTTGATGTCCAAGTTGGGCTGCAGCAGTCTGCATCTGGCATTACGACTCTTTCAATGCCTGGAAAGGATGTGATGACAGCTGTTGATGATGACAGCAAAAATGATCATACAAATGGCATCTCTCATGACAATCCCACACTGCTAGAGCAAGTGAACTCATTGCCAAATGGTCCTGTTCCATCAGATGCTGATATAAGTACTGGAAGTGAAAAAGTGATTTCTGATGGAAAGGTTATGAATTTTGATGTCCAAGTTGGGCTGCAGCAGTCTGCATCTGGCATTACGACTCTTTCGATGCCTGGAAAGGATGTGATGACAGCTGTTGATGATGACAACAAAAATGATCATACAAATGGCATCTCTCATGACAATCCCACACTGCTAGAGCAAGTGAACTCATTGCCAAATGGTCCTGTTCCATCAGATGCTGATATAAGTACTGGAAGTGAAGAAGTGATTTCTGATGGAAAGGGTATGAATTTTGATGTCCAAGTTGGGCTGCAGCAGTCTGCATCTGGCATTACGACCCTTTCGATGCCTGGAAAGGATGTGATGAATGGCACCTTGGGTGATGCATTTCCTGAATGGAAAAGTTTTTATCTCCCTTTGAATTGTGATTCTGATTTGGCTTTCCATGACACACGTGATCAAGTGGAACCATTTGCAGTTGATTCTTCTTTCGTAGAACATTCACTAGATGCTTCTCAGTGTGGCATTCCTTGTTCAGACCCTCTTCTTGCTGATGACAACTTACAGGCAACTGATCCTTCAGATCATACTTCTGAGAAAGAATGTTCTCCAAGGGAAATGGTTGATATTGAGGAGAACACCACAGACAGCGTATGCAATACTGATGTTCTTGAAGAGATCATTGAAAATGCTAAAAATAACAAG AAAACCCTGTTTTCAGCCATGGAGTCAGTCATCAGCATGATGAGAGAAGTGGAAGTGCAGGAGAAAGAAGTGGATATTGTTCAAAAGGAAGCTTCTAGGGGAGGTTTGGATATAATGGTCAAGGTGGAGGAACTTAAACAGATGTTGGCACATGCAAAAGATGGAAATGACATG CATGCTGGAGAAGTCTACGGGGAGAAAGCAATTTTAGCAACTGAAGCGAGGGAGCTTCAGTCTCGATTGCTCAACTTATCGGATGAGAGAGATAAATCACTTGCGGTTCTTAATGAG ATGCGAGAAACCCTTGAGGAACGGCTGGATGCGGCAGCAGAGGCAAGGAGACTGGCCGAGCAGGACAAGCTGGAAAAGGAAGAGTGTGCCCGGAAAGCTCTTGCTGAACAAGAAGCGGAGATGGAGAAAGTTGTTCAGGAATCGAAAATATTGCAACAAGAAGCAGATGAAAATTCGAAG TTACGGGAGTTTTTGATGGACCGTGGCCGCATTGTTGATATGCTACA AGGAGAAATTTCCGTCATTTGTCAGGACGTCAGGCTTCTGAAAGAGAAATTTGATGAGCGGGTTCCACTAAGCCAGTCAGTATCTTCGAGCCAGACGAGCTGCATCCTAGCTTCTTCAGGCTCATCCATGAAAAGCGTGGCACTCGATTTAGTTTCAGAACGACTGGAGTTACTAAAGTCGCCGGAGAAGGTAAGCCCCGCTCCTTCAGTTGACGGCCTATCACCAAAAAGCATACTCGAACAGGAAAGAAGCAAGGCCGATCGAAAGGAGCTTATGGATGACGGATGGGATATCTTCGACAAAGAATTTGATGTCTAA